The Panicum virgatum strain AP13 chromosome 6K, P.virgatum_v5, whole genome shotgun sequence nucleotide sequence ccgctccggcggagaccgctcgccacggtcgttccaagtccactccggtggcccgctccggcggagaccgctcgccccggtcgctccaagtccactccggtggcccgctccggcggagacggtcgacaaaagccgggtccgggaagtagtgctaccccctgagcgatccgaagtccgtgtagccgcttagcttggttctgtaccctaagcctacaccttcatcgccccgtggagagcactctagtacctaaaccaggcaacaatcataccggcctcaggggtccgggatgcccactctctccaagagcacaccaacgcaatcaagttgcgtcggaacacatcacggtggtggccccacccgcgggttcatacctctcccgaggtgggcccgggggccactgtcggtaccccaggactggggtaccccctcttgctgtgactaggcaagagccttagtagtcatccttgactacaaccaaacagccggacccctgcagtccgaagtcctgtcctcccgacaaaggtccggacctgttccgcggccggggaaggtctgggaacgccacgtgtcccaggaaaaacaggcgctcaagcgcaagcagccagggctccggacctcccaaggaatccagacccccgcggggtcccggacccctcatagggtcctggatagcaaccggacccctctcgaagggaaagtttggacgccccgcctcagggcggtccggggccgacacgtgtatgaagtccttggtctccatattgaggtccacctaccttcgcattcattgcagtaggtggacatccactttgatatagtggaagccgaggcgtttgactgaccagggggcactattgatcgcgtattaccaaggcagtggagccgatggcgccgcccatgccgcgtctgccagtctgccgtaacagtcggatacgacggctcggcttcacccattatgacgctacataatagcctcagcaggccacgccgcaagctacgctactccaacgggcacctagctgacggaacaagagaagacccctgtgacaggagagcagcagtacgcatatcgaaggaaagattcgctaccactgtagccgcattcacgttgggcccacctgtcggggcatcgacgtcctatgtatccgctcccccttgatctataaaaggagggagcgccgctagaaaacctcaggctgggcaagagccaaggccagcagaggataggttcattcacacaaccaagacaatacatctcccagtggacgtagggtattacgctccggcggcccgaaccactctaaatcgagtgttcttgagtccttgtctcagcgaagatccagccccatcgcctagtacttccccgagtactccctcactgggaataggcgggtgcgctccgccacccggctgtgggtacccctaaaaATCCCCACAACAGACACTACTCCAGAGAGTATCTGAGATATTTAGACTTGATGCTCCGAGTAAAGCCAATCCCATAAATTTTGAGTTCGGTGGCAGTACAATAGTTGACACAGCTAATTTACGACAGGTTGTAAATTAGACCGGCCGCACCGCATCcctattttgaaaaataattagattAGTTTCTCATTTTAACAATCAACCTGGGCACAATTGTCGCAGGTAGTAGACATATTTCCTGCCACCCCACTACCCAGCCAATGGAATCTAGGAAAAAAATATTCCACAAAGATACAAATGACATAAGTGCatgcattttttatttgtttcctTAGACATAAGGCAGTGGACGGTGCAGTTTATGAAGGGACTTACTTCCGGAATGTTAGCTTGGCATAAGATGGCAGGGTAGATGGCATTGTGAGTCCGTGTGCGGAGCGGCTCGTGGAGTTTTCCTTGCACCCTGCCAAGAGTTCAGGAAGAATGGGTCTTCACCGTGGTGTGGATTTTCATGAGCAGTTGTACAGATTGCAGAAGTCGGAAGTTTCTCTCAGTGACTGATTCTTGAATTGTAGGGTGTTCATACTGGTGTTCCAGGAAGGATAGGACATAGGGTTTTGGGATAGACGGATATTATAGTCAAATTCAACATTTACTCATTTAGTTTTAGTCCTCATTTTACAAGTGGGGTTACAAACAGTTTGCAAGCACAGCGCACTGCAAAAAGGAAAGGAACATTTATTAATACAGAGAAGTTAGTTCCCGAACCATTTTCCTACGTGCGATGGTACTCTATAGCTGTCAAATCCTTCTCCTAGtacagggtgtgtttagttggtgaaaaagtttgagttttgatattgtagcatatttcgttgttacttgataaataatatttaattatgaattaattagacttaaaagattcacctcgtggtaatcagttagattgtgtaattggttatttttcttgaactatatttaatgttctaTATATGtgtttgaagatttgatgttaCGGTACATGGCTGTACAATTGAATTCCTCTTCATGCCAGCTCTGACGAAACTGAATGGTCATCCTCATCTTTTCAGATAATGCAGATCCTGCCGAGTTCATGGGCAACGTACGACTGCATCCGTCGTGGTTGCCGCACGGGTTTGGATGACCGTGGCGGCGTAGTACTCCCGGACGAAGCCGGAGTTGGGGTGGGTGAGGTGGTGGaccacctcctccactgccTGCGCCTCGACGGCTTCGACGCATAAGTTCGAGTGTGGTTGAACTCCTTAGTATTAGTATTCTTGTGTCATGAATCTGTGCGTACAAGCGGGGATAGCTCAGTTGGGAGAGCGTCAGACTGAAGATCTGAAGGTCGCGTGTTCGATCCACGCTCACCGCAATTGTTTTTTTTCATCCAATATATGTTCTATTTTCTTCATTTGAAAGTCTGGAAGCTGGCTGCTGCCTGTCCAATTGCTGACTGACTTTTCAAATGGTCACACTTGTGCTGACTACACTTTTTGGATGTTTACTTGGCGGAAAATGTTTTTGAAACGTTTGCTCACTGGAAAACTATTCGTCTCCAAGTTTACTCcatttcatttattttttttggcaagACTGCGTTTTGGTTGGGCAAATCTTTtcgcactgcatccatattttGGACATTACTGCTcctgaagaaaaaagaaaactggCGACGATCAAGTGGAATCATagacaaccaaacaaaaaaaacaaacaagttTGCTGCGCTCGAGAATGTACATGTGCCTTTGATCCAACCACCGTAATTTTACAACACTGACTGAATGAGCCTTTTATCCCAAACTGCCTGGAATTTCAGTTTCATCCATTTTTGTATCTTACACCGTTACACACAACAATGAAGACGTATACCACCACAAAAGCAACAGCTGGGGGTCCAGGTCAGCTTGGAAAAAAGGAACCAGAGAGCCCCAGGATAACCGCCTAGTTAGAAATGTTGCCCCTTTGCCTAGTCAAGTGGGAAAACAACCATTGCATCTGCACAAATTTCCCAGAGAGAGAGTTTGAGGGAACATTCTGTGTTGATTGTCCAAGTCGTGCCATCTACACACTATAAAGCCTGCCCAAAATCTAGGTTGGTAAGTTATCTCGCAATTTGGCCCTTGCGAAAAATACTCCTGCCAATAGACCTGCATGGTTAAGTGTTTGGCATACTTATTAGTGATACAAGGTACATAAAAGAAACGCCAACAAAACCTTTAGCACTGTCATGAATATCACATACCGAACAGAATACTCAATGAATTCTGCATGCTTGTTCGAACATTGAAAAGAACAATGCCAGCAACAGAGAGAGGGATCTTATTTAGGGAGCCTATAAGGCTGCATCAGAAGCAATATTGGCATCAGAAAACACAGGGTATAGAATACAAACAGCAAAGCAACTTAAGAGAATTCCACTAGTGGCCCTTTATTGACTAGCGGTTAGCTGTAAGGAAACTTATCTGTGTTCACATGAAAATTTCGAAATTCTCATGCACTTAGTACCTGTATGTAGTCGCGCTTGTCTGATGAAGAAACCACATTGAGGTAAAGCTGATTCCAAGCCCCAAAACTCCACTGACAGTGATGACCAGCCAAAATTCAGGCATCCTTAGGAGAGATCTGCAGATTCAGTTCACAAATATATAACCCACGAGATGAAAGAATAAATGTGTAAATATTTCAAAGTAGCCTAACTAACAGAGTAATGGTTTGACAGTAGAAGATACATCATTTATTGGTCATTTCTTATCTTTGGATTTGCCTTCCTGTTATGTTTTCAGTAGTGACAACGGTAGAGGTCCTTCCAGACTCATTTCACATTTACATGTTCACATTTACATGCCTAAAATGATTTGCATGGCCAGGAAGGGCAGAACAGACAAACATGACAATTGTCGATGAAAAATGAATATTGCTACATATAATGGAGAATTGGAGATTGCAGCAGTTTGCAGGTAGTTCCACAGGTTTATGATAGAGAAACGAGAAATGAAAGAAGCTTGAATCAATAGCTTACGTCTCCAAAAGGTAATCCACTTCATTAAAACCAAGAACAAGAATAATTCCCAATGGCAATGAAAGAATGTTATTCAGTAACACCATTGAGAGCTCGTTCAAATTCCCAGACTTGGTGGCTTGCTTCGCGCTGTCCATGACATGCCGCAATGTAAGCTGAAAGGAATAGCTAATTAgttgaaaataaatgttgaagtGCAAACTGAAGTGGCAATCAATGGACTGGAAATAATGACCTAAATTATCTGGTTGGACTGAGAATTTATAAGTTGACCGCAAGAACTAATCAGGTTTTTCATTTGCATTAAGAAAAGTAATACCGAATACGATGCCGTCAGAAAACAGTTTAAGGTCTGCCAAGTATATCCAACAGCATGGAATGACAGATCTGTTATTCCTCCCGCAACTGCAGAAATTATCTGCACAAACATATCAATGACTCAGGTGTTTAAGGGTCAATACATAATTACTTTAAGTTAAGAGAATTTCACAAATACATATGATTATAAATTTGACAGCTATCAGGTGAATCAGACAATCAGCAAGTAGCatgtgtaattatttttttttgggAGGGGTGGTCATTTCTTGTGAAGAAAATCAACTCCTCAAACAATAAATCCTTGAGCTTTTCTAAATCTCAATATGACATACCATCAACATAAGAGCAATCCAAACTTGAACACCATGCTGCTTCTTGAAAAAATAAGTTTCCCCAGAAGCAGTCAGGACATTGGCAACATTCTTCAATATAGTCAGCATTGCAACATTGATGTACTTCAAActgaaaaatattaaaaaatcaAGTCAATAAGTTTATAAAAGGCTTACGTTTTCAATTAGAAACTTCTTTGCTACAAGGTTGAGTGACAACTATTCACAGTTAATATGAAAAACAGCGATACAAAATATTAACAGCAAAAAGGTTTCATCATTGTACAAGGGTACTAAAGGACCATGAACAGAGCAGATTCATGATATAAGAAACCCATTTTCAAACTTTAACATGAACCAAGTGTCAAGACAGATGGAATTCATCTTTGATATTTAAAAACAGCATAatcatttaaaaaaataatatatcaaACTTCAATAATGATTCTCACAACCACCATTAACAATTATGTGATCTGTACTTCTCAAAATGTAAGGCAAGAAAACATTGGATGTATTCATATCCATTATACTGAAGAAGATGAATTTAGTTACATAGAAAACAAACGGCTGCTTAAATTCAAGAGGAAATTTCACATCCCCATGGCCCCCATTAACAAATCTAATGTTAAGCCCTAAAAAAACAGCACAACAAACCGTACTTAGACCAAACTGATACTGAAGATTTGTTACCTAAACATGCTTGTGATCAGCATTGCAACAAATATGATATTCACAGGAAACCAAATTTTGATTAGGTTCCATGTCAGTGGTTCGGTTGGAATAGCACCGGAGATTGATAGTGTGGAAACTATGGTCACTGATACAATGTTCTGCAGTAACAGATTGTGGAAAAGACGCATTAAGGAACAAAACAATGTTGCATGGGAATTGAAAAAATCAGAAGTCAGCATTAGCAGTATACCTGGTATAGCATCAAAAATATTGGAGCATTGAAACCATAGCCAGACAGAACAAATTTGTTAATTAAAATCATACTGCATGATGATATGCAGTAAGCTAGACCTGATAGAAGAGCCTGATTCTGTATCTTCGGGAGCTTGTGTAACTGTAAAGAACTATCTCtttcttttgaggccttacAATCTTCCAAGTCATTGTCATCAACACAGAATGATCTTGTCATAGATCTGGAGGACATAGTACATTATTATTACCCGGAAACACAGCAGAGCAGATCATGTTAACTTTCAGCATAGTCGCTGTGGAGACCTTATCATTCAAATAGAAAAGATCACTGTTTGTGGAGTtgttgtgattttttttaaaaaaaatctaactatCTATGGTGAAGTCAACAATGAAATTTTACAGCAACAGAAAAGAACAAAACCAAGGTTTGCAGACATGCCTGTTTCCAATTTCTCTCCTCACAGGACTTGCAAGTGTGGTGAAGCCTGCATTCTGATTCCGAAATACACCCTTTTCACCATTGACGAGAGGGCTACTTACACTCCCTGGCATATTTCTCCTAGGAGAGGCCTCAGAATCTGCTGGAACGTCTAACTGAAGGGCTCtacaagacaaaaaaaaaaaaagaatggttGTAAGTAATAAATAATGGTCGAATTTTTTTGCTGCAAGCCTGCATCAATCATCAACCACACTGTGTTGTGTTAACAGTAGGCCATGTTTGCTATTATGTAACCAAAAATCTGAAATTCAAATCTGAACCAGAGGATAGAGCAAGAGAATGAAAAGGGCTGAATTACGAGCCCAGAAGCAATCTTTATGCTTAATATTTGCATTATGAAATCAAACTATTCTAAAAGGAATAGGTGTGTAGCAGTTTCCCGTGTATGGGGCAGGTTGGGCCATTTATCACTGAAAACTGAAATATAGTATGAGCATGACGCGCCGCTTACTGGTCCATGATTTTTAGCCCACTAATTTACCAAATCTAGGCAGTACTCCAACGTTGCCCTTATAAAGCAAGCAACACGGTGAAAAGCATTTTTTTTTAACTGCACTCATCAGCCTCTGGTTGCAAACTGTTGGTGGTAAGCTGAGGCCAGCACAGCCAGTAGTAGCATCAAGTTGAAGAAGGTTAGTAGTAACCAGAGTGCAAAGCAATCAGCAAAAGTTTAGCAGTAACCTGCTTACTGATTCCACCTGTTTCGCAGTCCCATTTCACTACAATTCCAAGCTATCCTAAAAACTGAAGTCAATAGCCTCATTTGTTTTCAGTTGCTAACAACAGGTACAGGACTATACTATACTATGGTGTCAAATAAACTTGAGAGGTGCAGTAACAGACAACAGGAGCTGCAACTAGTGAGAGCCCATTGGTCAACTCTAGTTAATTATGGTTTGTTGTGGGGAGCTAAAAGCTAAGTCGCTGGCACCTGAGGTGAATCCGAGATCACGGGAAACTAAACTCGACCTGCAGCTTATTCCACTCAAGCATTCGCACGGAAGGACGTAATTAACCATTCAACAGACGATTAATCGGCGCGCACGCTGCTTCAGCCCCAAGCAGAGGCAAGCGGAAAGGGAAGCGAAGTCCCCGCCCAGCCTCGCCTCTCGCATCCCCGTGACTGAGACGGAACCCACAGCCGCCCGAGGGAGGGACCGAGACGAAGCAGCTTCCGGTGATCGGGATCGAAACGGTCGAGGCACGGGAACCGCGAGAGCCGGAGCTGGAGCTCGAGGCGGGAGCTGGCGGGGCAGGGCCTCCGTGTGTGTGAGGGTGGAGAGGGTGGAGAGAGGGAGGTCGATCGGGTGCTGACCTGGAGCCGCCCATGGCGTCCCGGCAGCGatccccggcggcgccggcgaggtgctCGATGAAATGGCGCGGCGCGTGGCGGAGGCGAGGAGGCGCCCGGAATGatgagcaggggagggaggccAGGCGACGACTAGTACTATCCAGGAGTCAGACTGGGATGTGGGCCCCACGCGCCGGGGCTCGGTCTCCAGATCAGCTAGTGGCTCGGCCCACCCAGGGCTTCCATGCCGCGTCTGGCACTCGGAGCAGCAGCCAGTACAGTCACTGAGCCTGTGGGGCCGAGATGGCTTTGGACCCACTTTGCAGTGACTGCGGAGGCGAGTCCTATGGGGCGTGGCCAGGTAACCCGCTTTGATGAGTTGGGTTCTCGGGTGTGCAAAACTCATGTGTTTGGACCACAGCCACAGATTCCAACATGGCACCCTTTGTGTGACCGCGCTTTGACCAGATTTTCCATCTTTGATTTGATCTGTTCTTCCCTTCCTCTGCCTGGTGCCACTGTTGCGTCTTATTCGTAGTGTATTTTGAATTTTCTTTCTATCCTTTTGTAACTACCTTAGGTTTGAAAGCAAGTTACATTTTTGGAGGCACATGACTCCCAAGATTGACATGAAtatggccatgtttggttccaattttttttcagaaatccctatcacatcaaaaggaatcttactattttataatattaaataaaatctgtttataaatgttttttgacagctgagtgctttttcgcgagacgaatctaatgagcctaattaattcataatttgctacagtgatgctacagtaccattcgctaatcatggattacgatacctcattagattcgtctcgcagtttagccccagggtcctgaagttagttttataattaacatttatttaatacttctaaatactaaaaagtccttGAGACTTTTTTTAAGTCAATATTCCAAAACACCCTCTATAAATGGTCGCCTAGGAATCTTCCATCTTCGGCTCATGTAGTACTCATTTTTTAAAGTTTGGTGGTGGCATGTCATCACCTCTTCAGTGATCTGGATAATTAGATGGCGATGCCCGCAATGTCACTAGTTTTCTTACTCATGCTCCAAATAATATTCAATTGGACCTTTTGAATTCCATCTATAGTATTCATGGTTGAGCATTTCGATTTCTAATATTCAGGCGCAAATTTACCGAGCAGCAGCCAGCTGAGCCAGCCAGGCTTCCATGCCGCGTCTGGCAGGCACTCGGAGCAGCAGCAAGTACGGTCACTGAGTTGTGGGACCGAGATGGATTTGGACCCACTTTGCAGTGAATGTGGAGGCGAGTATTAACGAAAATCACAAATTTTAAAAGTCCTCTGGCCTTGGGCGCAGGGGACTCTACTCCATTCTTGGACTAGGTAACAGCTGCTCCTCTGTTCGCCTGTGCGCTTCGGATTGGCTTGTCTGGGGAGGCCAGAGAATCACCCAGACGGCCAGATCGGGATTCAGTAGACCGGGATTCAGAGACTGTGTGTatgtctgattttttttttctagcatTGTTGCATTGTAAAGTCGTTGCCTCGTCGGGCTTGTTCGCTAAAAATAAGGTAACATCCTGAGTACAAATCGCTGATCACAGATAAACGACACTGTATGTCACAGGTAAAGTAGTCCCCAGAGAAGCTCAGAATTCATCATTCAATTTCACCCTGAAATGCCAAAACGTACCGGTTACAGATCTCGCACAGGATGATATCTCATCTAGTATATCTTGTTTTAGGCAGGATTGGATGGGgatatttagtgcttcaaaaCACACTCATAAAAGGACAAGTTGATAGCAATACTAAGTAAGAGTATATGCCTTATGTAAGATACGACAATATCGCTTAACAAACTTTGAGGCATGTTAATTGATAGGGCCTTGCTATAATGTTGGCGTTCCATCATATTTGCACCTTGCCATACATGCAAACCAAATTACAAACAATGCACTAATCCTGCAAGCCCAATAACTAGCtaagttaaaaaaaaatccatatcCTGATTCCTACCTATTAAGCATACCCTCTATACAATTCAGTACGATCATCCGACAAAGAAAAGTGTAGCCCCTCAAAGGCCTGGTGAATTTCTTCATTTTTGGCGAACGATTTTGTGTTTCCTGTTCATGCTTCCACATAATGCTGTACTTCATCATTAGAGTAGTCAAAATCTTGGGCTTTCCAGTTATGATTTTTTAGCAGCCGACCCCCACCCTCGTGACCATTCCCAGCTACTTCCAGGTCATGTAATTCAAGCTGTTTTCGTACCCAGGGAGGGTCGTCTGGTTGGAGCCATATTTTCTCACGAGTGTCCTTGTGCTTGAAATCAGGATAGCTGGCCCACGGTTTGGATTGTCTGTTGTCCCACCATTCATAAGGGTTGGCAAAGAAAACTTGCCACAAGTGAAGCCGGTCGATGTACCTTTTCTCTTCTAGCATTTTAGCTGATGAGGTAAAGAAAAGAGGTTTGCAAACTTGATAAGACTATCAGAGATTGCTAGCATACAGTGCAGAATAGAAGAacaatggaaaaaaaaaacttacaggTGGCACCTAGCATCGGTGATGAATGGACTGAGTCTTCATCATCCTTAGGTTTCTTATTTTGATCAAGAACATAATTCAGCTCTTTGACATGAAGCTGTAAAATGATGGGTTTCAAACTATGAAAGAATGAAAGAGATAATGCATTGAAAAAGTATATTAATCATTTGTATAAAAAAGCAACATGGAATAAGTAAACATTCTGGACATATTTCTGTTTATCAATATGTGTCTTGCAAAATTTACCCGTCTACAACAATAAGGTACTGGcacattaaataaataaattgatATTATCACAGTTGAAAGGTTGGGCAAGTAATGGGAACTATGCGATGTGAATTCTGATCAAAGGCTGCACAAGCAATAGACCACATCTGACCTTAGGCTACATAAGCAAAAGACATAAGATACAATACAAGGTCTACTGATATACAACACACTAGTAGGTGGTACTAATATGGAACCACTAATTGTATTGAACACACAAGTGTATATTCAGAATGACTAAACATTAAGAAAAAAGTTACAGCTGTCGGACCTGATAGACAATGTTCCGATCACCACTTGAACTGACTTTATGATAAGATTTCAGAAAACCAGATACATAGACAAGGTCATTGTGCTTCAGATGCTTTAGGCCAACATTGGCCAGCTCACCCTTCAACTGCAATGCCACCCTGTACAAGTTGTTCATCCCGTTGAGCGTAATGACATAATCCCATTTCATTTAGCCCAGATCACAATAGCGGTTAGTTGAGCAATACCATACATGCTGTTAACTCATAGGAAACATGAACTGGAAAAAACTATCATTAAATCAGGTAACATTGACGAACTCCTGTTTGGTTCCTGGTTCCTATGAAAATGAGTTTCTTTTAAGACAGTTTCCGGTAACTTCTACTTCCTTTGTTTGGTACATACATCTCATTTCCAAAAATTCACAGCACAATGTTGTCAAAAGATAATCACTGTAAACAAACTAAAAACATTTTCGTTCAAATACCTTTTGAATTAGCACTCCCTCAAAGCCAATTTCTTAAATAAACAATCCAAGTGGATTCATTCTATCTGAGCATGAGAAAAAAGATGTAGTCAAACAAGTGCCACCCAATGTACAATTTTGGAAATAAAACTTTAACTTTGGTTGGTATGAAATGTTTTGTTGCTATTTTATGACATatcaatttatttatttattttatggaACATATAGACCTTCAGTTAAAATGTTTGTTGCTCTCAAAAGCATGGCGAATTGGATTCTTAGCAGGACAGAGCAAATGGCATAATAGAAAGTTCCTACTTCCTAATAATTTGGTCATAACAGTTTCCAGTTGTGAGCCTCTTGCGCCCTTTGTTTGATATATAAAGGTCTTATGAcctgaaattttattttacacAAGATAAAAACAAATCCTTTCTTCTATCGGGCGGGACAAACAAAATAGTCCTACATCACTCAAAGCACATTGACTCTAATAGCGATGAACCATAGCTGAATCTACCTAGTGTGGTTTCGACAGACCACACAATCCAACCACTGTTTCTATCAAGCTACAGGAACCCCAATAAACCTTGAGGGGGAATACTTCAAAGCAAAATCCACGCCAATACTGGTACAGAAAGGGAAGATAATCCACCCAATTTCTAGGTTGACAAAACAAATTTCTGCAGCAAGCCAAGTTGGAAGTGCTTGAGGAGAGAGGGACTCAACGTGAACTTGGAAGAGCTCGAGGAGGATGCGGGCGACGAAGGGGAGACGGAGAGGAAGGTGTACGCCTTGAGGTCTTCCTTGCAGCTATCTTCGTACGGCGTCACCGGCGCCTCGAGGCGGCCGATGAGGCTGCACGAGTTCCAGGTGAGCCCCCTCTTCTCGACGGAAGAGGGGCGCCGCAGCATCGACATGCGGTACGCCACACTCTCCGGCTCCCCAGAACCGCATCCGCCTCCGCTACCGGTGTGGAGCagccgccggaacgccgccgctgccgacgaCGAACGCACGGTGGCGGCTccgccggcgaggcgccgcAGCATCTGCATCTTCTGAGAATGAGTTTGGGCCGTGCTTTGGTCGTTGGGCTGTGCATGTTAGGCCTTGGCGCTGGGCTGGAATGGCAATAGCCCTAAAAATGGCAGTTTCGTTCCTGAGTTGCCGtcacaatcacaagcacgtttatatttaaagattcttctacataaaaattattttctatatatttttaACTCTCCAACAGTTTTTCTATATCTTGTTATACTCTAGAAACCTATTTTTTGTTACCTATATTTCGCTAGCGAAAAATGCGGAATGGATGATGACTATATTTGGATAAGCTTTTGGATgacttttttttatcaaaatctTTATTCCTAACAATGAGAAAAATATAGACTCTTCTGGAGTTTCTATTAAAAGAATTAAAATGTAAAAGCATTAGAGCATGGCTAATGGTTTAGCCAGCCGTCGGCGGAATGCCACAGCCACGTATATTGAACCTTTCAACACAGCCAATCTTTCTTGACTGAAATCTGGTCGCGGTACGTCATCATGACATCAGCCTGcaattttgaactatttgatgGAGATCTATCTGTGCAGGTGATGGTAGAGAGTAGTAGTCTGACTCTTCGGTTCCAAAAGGGTCAAGATGATTCTAGGGAAGATCAAAAGTTATCTAGCAAGTAAATCTTCCCGTAGGCCAACGT carries:
- the LOC120711119 gene encoding GDP-mannose transporter GONST1-like, which produces MGGSRALQLDVPADSEASPRRNMPGSVSSPLVNGEKGVFRNQNAGFTTLASPVRREIGNRSMTRSFCVDDNDLEDCKASKERDSSLQLHKLPKIQNQALLSGLAYCISSCSMILINKFVLSGYGFNAPIFLMLYQNIVSVTIVSTLSISGAIPTEPLTWNLIKIWFPVNIIFVAMLITSMFSLKYINVAMLTILKNVANVLTASGETYFFKKQHGVQVWIALMLMIISAVAGGITDLSFHAVGYTWQTLNCFLTASYSLTLRHVMDSAKQATKSGNLNELSMVLLNNILSLPLGIILVLGFNEVDYLLETSLLRMPEFWLVITVSGVLGLGISFTSMWFLHQTSATTYSLIGSLNKIPLSVAGIVLFNVRTSMQNSLSILFGLLAGVFFARAKLRDNLPT
- the LOC120711121 gene encoding protein OSB1, mitochondrial-like, producing the protein MQMLRRLAGGAATVRSSSAAAAFRRLLHTGSGGGCGSGEPESVAYRMSMLRRPSSVEKRGLTWNSCSLIGRLEAPVTPYEDSCKEDLKAYTFLSVSPSSPASSSSSSKFTVALQLKGELANVGLKHLKHNDLVYVSGFLKSYHKVSSSGDRNIVYQLHVKELNYVLDQNKKPKDDEDSVHSSPMLGATSKMLEEKRYIDRLHLWQVFFANPYEWWDNRQSKPWASYPDFKHKDTREKIWLQPDDPPWVRKQLELHDLEVAGNGHEGGGRLLKNHNWKAQDFDYSNDEVQHYVEA